Proteins encoded together in one Trueperaceae bacterium window:
- a CDS encoding thioredoxin family protein, with protein MAFLDAELKEQVAGVLAPLQEEVELVVYRGTGLIVPGRDQPGEERAMLELAREVAETSDKVTVVEKSLVGDEAAAAAGIALTPTTVFRRRGSDSLNVRFVGLMSGYEFSTMLETILLVGGARELEGLDEVAGVGVPLRMRTFVTPTCPHCPRAVLTAFRFALANPNITAEGVEANEFPTLSSGYRISGVPDTIFEPAPGAAGVRATRVLGAQPEQAFVGALKQAVEQALPAAG; from the coding sequence ATGGCGTTCCTGGACGCGGAGCTTAAGGAGCAGGTGGCGGGCGTGCTGGCGCCCTTGCAGGAAGAGGTCGAGCTCGTCGTCTACCGCGGCACGGGCCTGATCGTCCCGGGTCGCGACCAGCCAGGCGAGGAGCGGGCGATGCTGGAGCTCGCTCGCGAGGTAGCCGAGACGAGCGACAAGGTCACGGTCGTCGAGAAGAGCCTGGTGGGGGACGAGGCGGCCGCCGCCGCCGGCATCGCGCTCACGCCCACCACGGTCTTCCGGCGCAGGGGCTCGGACAGCCTCAACGTCCGCTTCGTCGGCCTGATGAGCGGCTACGAGTTCAGCACCATGCTCGAGACGATCCTCCTGGTGGGCGGCGCGCGTGAGCTCGAGGGCCTCGACGAGGTGGCCGGCGTGGGCGTGCCGCTGCGGATGCGCACGTTCGTCACGCCCACCTGCCCGCACTGCCCGCGGGCGGTGCTGACCGCGTTCCGCTTCGCGCTGGCCAACCCCAACATCACCGCCGAGGGCGTGGAGGCGAACGAGTTCCCGACCCTGTCCTCCGGCTACCGCATCTCGGGAGTGCCGGACACGATCTTCGAGCCCGCCCCGGGCGCCGCGGGCGTGCGCGCCACGCGCGTCCTCGGGGCCCAGCCGGAGCAGGCGTTCGTGGGCGCGCTCAAGCAGGCCGTGGAGCAGGCGCTGCCGGCCGCGGGCTGA
- the rph gene encoding ribonuclease PH, translating to MTTVPARDGRLPAQLRRIEVTTGYLPHAEGSALVSWGRTRVLASVTIENKLPPHLRGTAAKGGWLTAEYAMLPRSTADRSPRERLYASGRTQEIQRLIGRALRTTVDLAMFRGKTITIDVDVLSADGGTRCAGVVAAYAAMHEAADRLVFAGALDEWPLRHEVGAVSVGVVGGEQRLDLDYAEDAVAAVDLNVVATASGEVVEVQGAGEGEPVASELYVALLATGIEGVKRVLDVVRPQLKRAGA from the coding sequence GTGACGACGGTCCCGGCGAGGGACGGTAGGCTCCCCGCGCAGCTCCGCCGCATCGAGGTCACGACCGGCTACCTGCCGCACGCCGAGGGCTCGGCGCTCGTGAGCTGGGGGCGCACCCGCGTGTTGGCCAGCGTCACCATCGAGAACAAGCTGCCGCCGCACCTCCGCGGCACGGCCGCGAAGGGCGGGTGGCTCACGGCCGAGTACGCGATGCTGCCGCGTAGCACCGCCGACAGGAGCCCCCGCGAGCGGCTCTACGCCAGCGGCAGGACGCAGGAGATCCAGAGGCTCATCGGCCGCGCGCTGCGCACGACCGTGGACCTGGCCATGTTCCGCGGCAAGACGATCACGATCGACGTCGACGTCCTCAGCGCCGACGGCGGCACCCGCTGCGCCGGCGTCGTCGCGGCCTACGCGGCCATGCACGAGGCCGCCGACAGGCTCGTGTTCGCGGGCGCGCTCGACGAGTGGCCGCTGCGTCACGAGGTCGGCGCGGTCAGCGTCGGCGTCGTGGGCGGCGAGCAGCGGCTCGACCTCGACTACGCCGAGGACGCCGTCGCCGCCGTCGACCTCAACGTCGTGGCCACCGCGTCCGGCGAGGTCGTCGAGGTGCAGGGCGCCGGCGAGGGGGAGCCCGTGGCCTCGGAGCTCTACGTCGCCCTGCTCGCCACCGGGATCGAGGGCGTGAAGCGCGTGCTCGACGTCGTGCGGCCGCAGCTCAAGAGGGCCGGCGCGTGA
- a CDS encoding Fur family transcriptional regulator, with protein sequence MHRTSQRRAILRALEEAPGPLTPQEVFESASRHHPGLGLATVYRNLGVLAERGAVSTVHLPNETTTRYEPKRASHHHHFSCEECGRVYELDASCPVAVLEGATLPGGFRVRAHSLTLYGCCPDCASS encoded by the coding sequence GTGCACAGGACCTCGCAGCGCAGGGCGATACTGCGGGCGCTGGAGGAGGCACCGGGGCCGTTGACGCCGCAGGAGGTGTTCGAGAGCGCCTCGCGGCACCACCCCGGGCTCGGGCTGGCGACCGTGTACCGGAACCTCGGCGTCTTGGCCGAGCGCGGCGCGGTGTCGACGGTGCACCTGCCCAACGAGACGACCACGCGCTACGAGCCCAAGCGCGCCTCTCACCACCACCACTTCAGCTGCGAGGAGTGCGGACGCGTCTACGAGCTCGACGCGAGCTGCCCCGTCGCCGTCCTCGAGGGCGCGACGCTGCCGGGCGGCTTCAGGGTGCGCGCTCACAGCCTCACGCTGTACGGCTGCTGCCCCGACTGCGCCTCGTCCTGA
- a CDS encoding carbohydrate kinase: MTHAAGAPPQLLCLGELLVDMVPQEEGQGLESARTYLWAAGGAPANVAVAASRLGARSAVVAAVGDDPFGRALRHDLARAGVDVEDVAAVPRRTAVAFVSLAEGGERGFLFYGDDPAHDHLTTERALAALRRLEGAAGPRCLHFGSVCLSREPARSATVAAVEAARAASVTVSCDVNLREAFWRDRDEAREVIGGLAARADVVKVSEEEARFLAGDGPEPERRLVRALLDGPTRLVVVSRGAAGASAFTAGFTVDAAAPRVRSVDSTGAGDALTGALLAATLRAPVTWEDASAARRELERACAYAALSTTRRGAIPSYPTADELAAFAG; the protein is encoded by the coding sequence ATGACCCACGCAGCGGGCGCGCCCCCGCAGCTCCTCTGCCTCGGCGAGCTCCTCGTCGACATGGTGCCGCAGGAGGAGGGCCAGGGCCTGGAGTCAGCCCGCACGTACCTGTGGGCGGCCGGGGGCGCGCCGGCGAACGTGGCGGTCGCGGCGTCGCGGCTCGGGGCGCGCAGCGCCGTCGTCGCCGCCGTAGGGGACGACCCGTTCGGGCGCGCGCTTCGGCACGACCTCGCCCGCGCCGGCGTCGACGTCGAGGACGTCGCGGCGGTGCCGCGGCGCACCGCCGTGGCCTTCGTCTCCCTGGCCGAGGGGGGCGAGCGCGGCTTCCTCTTCTACGGCGACGACCCGGCGCACGACCACCTGACGACCGAGCGGGCGCTCGCCGCGCTGCGGCGCCTCGAGGGCGCCGCGGGCCCGCGGTGCCTCCACTTCGGCTCCGTCTGCCTGTCCCGCGAACCGGCCAGGTCGGCGACCGTCGCGGCGGTCGAGGCGGCGCGCGCCGCGTCCGTGACGGTCTCCTGCGACGTGAACCTGCGCGAGGCCTTCTGGCGCGACCGCGACGAGGCCAGGGAGGTGATCGGCGGCCTGGCGGCGCGGGCCGACGTCGTGAAGGTGAGCGAGGAGGAGGCGCGCTTCCTCGCCGGCGACGGGCCGGAGCCGGAGCGGCGCCTGGTGCGCGCCCTGCTGGACGGGCCGACCAGGCTCGTCGTCGTCAGCCGCGGCGCCGCCGGCGCCAGCGCCTTCACGGCCGGGTTCACGGTCGACGCCGCGGCGCCCCGCGTGAGGAGCGTGGACTCGACCGGCGCCGGCGACGCCCTCACCGGCGCCCTGCTCGCCGCCACGCTGCGCGCTCCGGTCACCTGGGAGGACGCGTCCGCCGCCCGACGAGAGCTGGAGCGGGCCTGCGCCTACGCGGCGCTGTCGACTACGCGGCGCGGCGCGATCCCCTCGTACCCGACCGCGGACGAGCTCGCGGCGTTCGCCGGCTGA
- a CDS encoding monothiol bacilliredoxin BrxC family protein: MLKDRVVLLTTPEGVNEFLGRYPTSVIFKAGTCHKTMQGFGFVQERLEPREDLMCGVIRVVESRAASNRVAEVTGIKHESPQVILFKDGQPVFDRDNWEITPDALDEGFALLPQGEPVAAASGPARTDLTPYLRVLERYLGGEMDEADFEYTYTHMFRGDATLRPGEEVEALNSIFGDVDQHINMHLMMAGKADNSQLRARAEAAYRRLKELAQGQVAAG; this comes from the coding sequence ATGCTCAAGGACCGCGTCGTACTGCTCACGACCCCCGAGGGGGTGAACGAGTTCCTGGGCCGCTACCCGACCAGCGTCATCTTCAAGGCCGGGACGTGCCACAAGACCATGCAGGGCTTCGGCTTCGTGCAGGAGCGCCTAGAGCCGCGCGAGGACCTGATGTGCGGGGTCATCCGCGTCGTCGAGTCGCGGGCCGCCAGCAACCGTGTGGCGGAGGTCACCGGGATCAAGCACGAGTCGCCCCAGGTGATCCTGTTCAAGGACGGCCAGCCCGTCTTCGACCGCGACAACTGGGAGATCACGCCCGACGCCCTCGACGAGGGCTTCGCCCTCCTGCCCCAGGGCGAGCCGGTGGCCGCCGCCTCCGGCCCCGCCCGCACGGACCTCACGCCCTACCTGCGGGTCCTCGAGCGCTACCTGGGCGGCGAGATGGACGAGGCCGACTTCGAGTACACCTACACGCACATGTTCAGGGGCGACGCGACGCTGCGGCCGGGCGAGGAGGTCGAGGCGCTCAACTCGATCTTCGGCGACGTCGACCAGCACATCAACATGCACCTGATGATGGCCGGCAAGGCCGACAACAGCCAGCTCAGGGCCCGGGCCGAGGCCGCCTACCGGCGGCTCAAGGAGCTGGCGCAGGGTCAGGTCGCTGCCGGCTGA
- a CDS encoding threonine/serine dehydratase — translation MDQVDVRAAVSRLQGRVRRTPLLPLALPAVGPREVYVKAESLQLTGSFKVRGATNFLAAMPEKERRRGVVTHSSGNHAQGVAHAAAAFGVPATVVIPEGAPEVKVRRTLELGAKVVRCRNTQADRHGTAERIAAETGATLLPPFDDARVVEGQSTVGVEIAEDLPRVANVLVPVGGGGLASGICAALAHLAPEARVIGVEPALAADAQESLRRGEVVTWPAERTTATMADGVRTQSIGELNLAVLRSRLAGIVTVEEEAIAAATRSYVTEARLVVEPTGALSLAGLLRLLREPGADGVELAPGPTVVVASGGNVDPARLCAILADQGL, via the coding sequence ATGGACCAGGTCGACGTCCGCGCGGCCGTCTCCCGGCTCCAGGGCCGCGTGCGGCGCACCCCGCTGCTGCCGCTGGCGCTGCCGGCGGTGGGGCCGCGCGAGGTCTACGTGAAGGCGGAGTCCCTCCAGCTCACGGGCTCGTTCAAGGTGCGCGGCGCCACGAACTTCCTCGCCGCCATGCCGGAGAAGGAGCGGCGGCGCGGGGTCGTGACGCACTCGTCGGGCAACCACGCCCAGGGCGTGGCGCACGCCGCCGCGGCGTTCGGGGTGCCAGCGACCGTCGTGATCCCGGAGGGCGCTCCCGAGGTGAAGGTGAGGCGCACGCTCGAGCTCGGCGCGAAGGTCGTGCGCTGCCGCAACACCCAGGCGGACCGCCACGGGACGGCGGAGAGGATCGCCGCCGAGACCGGCGCGACGCTGCTGCCGCCCTTCGACGACGCCAGGGTCGTGGAGGGCCAGTCGACGGTGGGCGTGGAGATCGCCGAGGACCTGCCCCGCGTCGCGAACGTCCTCGTGCCCGTCGGCGGCGGCGGCCTCGCCTCCGGCATCTGCGCCGCGCTGGCGCACCTGGCGCCCGAGGCGCGCGTGATCGGCGTCGAGCCGGCCCTGGCGGCCGACGCCCAGGAGTCGCTGCGCCGCGGCGAGGTCGTCACCTGGCCGGCCGAGCGCACGACGGCGACGATGGCCGACGGCGTGCGCACCCAGTCGATCGGCGAGCTGAACCTGGCCGTGCTGCGCTCGCGCCTCGCCGGCATAGTCACGGTGGAAGAGGAAGCGATCGCCGCCGCCACGCGTTCCTACGTCACCGAGGCCAGGCTCGTGGTCGAGCCGACGGGGGCGCTGAGCCTCGCCGGCCTGCTGCGCCTGCTGCGCGAGCCGGGGGCCGACGGCGTCGAGCTGGCTCCGGGGCCGACCGTCGTCGTCGCCTCGGGCGGCAACGTCGACCCCGCCAGGCTGTGCGCGATCCTCGCCGACCAGGGGCTGTGA
- a CDS encoding 2-oxoglutarate dehydrogenase E1 component, translated as MAPNGPRELTRDNEPEPPRHFSSGSLDYVEELYLRYLDDPASVSPEWREYFEGLGPAGPVARHLEPTFAPRSLFNPPSHTADQLTEAGAAAAVLQQKLDRLVRNYRVRGHRLARLSPLGQEPFAAPELEPEFYGLTEADMAKPVIGSVLPGATTVGEVIEGLKETYTRSIGAQFMHIDRLELRVWLQRRMETTRNRLQLSREEQLRILTKLTDATTFEEFIQRKFVGAKSFSLEGGETLIPLLDLVIEKAAEQGVAEVVLGMAHRGRLNVLANVMGKSASSIFREFEDKDPESYLGRGDVKYHLGYSSDHVTSTGRSVHLSLAFNPSHLEYVNPVVLGRTRAKQDRRGDVERERVLPVLIHGDAAFIGQGIVQESLNLSGLEGYRVGGALHVIVNNQIGFTTGPRQARSTTYASDVAKMLQSPIFHVNGEDPEAVAQVVQLAMDFRREFKRDVVIDMYCYRRLGHNETDEPAFTQPVMYAKVRKRKSVREAYRDKLLSLGEVSMAEAEKIAEDRRQRLEAHLSEARQQGFKVVYPTLQGVWSDYCGGADAAVPDVDTSVTREQASAWLEALTRVPEGFNLNPKLKRALAARLEMARGNAPLDWAAGEALAFASLVAQGHRVRLTGQDSERGTFSHRHAVFHDTEDGHEHVPLAELAGENGGVFEVHNSPLSEAGVLGFEYGYSVDTPDGLVLWEAQFGDFANGAQVIIDQFLSSAEEKWGRLSGLVMLLPHGFEGQGPEHSSARLERYLQLCAEDNMQVAYPTTPAQYFHLLRRQVLRPLRKPLIVMTPKSLLRHPQAVSDLDEFVSGRFQRVIPDAQVDPAGVRRVLLTTGKLYYELAAAREERGAHDVAILRLEQLYPLRQEEVEAALAPYPEGVPVFWVQEEPANMGAWWYLRVRWGGEVAGRPFAGVTRPESASPATGSGAAHRIEQQMLVAEAFSG; from the coding sequence ATGGCGCCGAACGGCCCACGCGAGCTGACACGGGACAACGAGCCCGAACCCCCACGACATTTCTCCAGCGGCAGCCTCGACTACGTCGAGGAGCTCTACCTCCGCTACCTCGACGACCCGGCGTCGGTGTCGCCCGAGTGGCGCGAGTACTTCGAGGGCCTGGGACCGGCCGGGCCCGTGGCGCGTCACCTGGAGCCGACGTTCGCCCCGCGCAGCCTCTTCAACCCGCCGTCCCACACGGCCGACCAGCTCACCGAGGCCGGCGCCGCGGCGGCGGTGCTGCAGCAGAAGCTGGACCGTCTGGTGCGCAACTACCGCGTGCGGGGCCACCGGCTGGCGCGCCTGAGCCCCCTGGGCCAGGAGCCCTTCGCGGCGCCCGAGCTCGAGCCCGAGTTCTACGGCCTCACCGAGGCCGACATGGCGAAGCCGGTGATCGGCAGCGTGCTGCCCGGCGCGACGACCGTAGGCGAGGTCATCGAGGGGCTCAAGGAGACCTACACGCGCTCGATCGGCGCGCAGTTCATGCACATCGACAGGCTGGAGCTGCGCGTGTGGCTGCAGCGGCGCATGGAGACGACGCGCAACAGGCTCCAGCTCTCGCGCGAGGAGCAGCTGCGCATCCTCACGAAGCTGACCGACGCCACGACCTTCGAGGAGTTCATCCAGCGCAAGTTCGTCGGCGCCAAGTCGTTCTCGCTCGAGGGCGGCGAGACGCTGATCCCGCTGCTCGACCTCGTGATCGAGAAGGCCGCCGAGCAGGGCGTCGCCGAGGTCGTCCTCGGCATGGCCCACCGCGGACGGCTCAACGTGCTGGCGAACGTGATGGGCAAGTCCGCCAGCAGCATCTTCAGGGAGTTCGAGGACAAGGACCCCGAGAGCTACCTGGGCCGCGGCGACGTGAAGTACCACCTCGGCTACTCGAGCGACCACGTCACCTCGACGGGCAGGTCTGTGCACCTCTCCCTGGCGTTCAACCCCTCGCACCTCGAGTACGTGAACCCCGTGGTCCTGGGCCGCACGCGCGCGAAGCAGGACCGCCGCGGCGACGTCGAGCGCGAGCGCGTCCTGCCCGTGCTGATCCACGGCGACGCGGCGTTCATCGGGCAGGGCATCGTGCAGGAGTCCCTCAACCTGAGCGGGCTCGAGGGGTACCGCGTCGGCGGGGCGCTGCACGTCATCGTCAACAACCAGATCGGCTTCACCACCGGCCCGCGGCAGGCGCGCTCGACCACCTACGCCAGCGACGTCGCGAAGATGCTGCAGAGCCCGATCTTCCACGTCAACGGCGAGGACCCGGAGGCCGTGGCGCAGGTCGTGCAGCTCGCGATGGACTTCAGGCGCGAGTTCAAGCGCGACGTCGTCATCGACATGTACTGCTACCGCCGCCTGGGCCACAACGAGACCGACGAGCCGGCCTTCACGCAGCCGGTGATGTACGCGAAGGTCAGGAAGCGCAAGTCGGTGCGGGAGGCCTACCGCGACAAGCTGCTCAGCCTGGGCGAGGTCAGCATGGCCGAGGCCGAGAAGATCGCCGAGGACCGCCGGCAGCGGCTCGAGGCGCACCTCTCCGAGGCGCGCCAGCAGGGCTTCAAGGTCGTCTACCCGACGCTGCAGGGCGTGTGGAGCGACTACTGCGGCGGCGCCGACGCGGCCGTCCCCGACGTCGACACGTCCGTGACGCGCGAGCAGGCGTCGGCCTGGCTCGAGGCGCTGACGCGCGTGCCGGAGGGCTTCAACCTCAACCCCAAGCTGAAGCGCGCCCTGGCCGCGCGCCTGGAGATGGCCAGGGGCAACGCCCCGCTCGACTGGGCCGCCGGCGAGGCGCTGGCCTTCGCCAGCCTCGTCGCCCAGGGCCACCGCGTGCGGCTCACGGGCCAGGACAGCGAGCGCGGGACGTTCAGCCACCGCCACGCCGTCTTCCACGACACCGAGGACGGTCACGAGCACGTGCCGCTGGCCGAGCTCGCCGGCGAGAACGGCGGCGTCTTCGAGGTGCACAACAGCCCGCTCTCCGAGGCCGGCGTGCTCGGCTTCGAGTACGGCTACAGCGTCGACACCCCCGACGGACTGGTGCTGTGGGAGGCGCAGTTCGGCGACTTCGCGAACGGCGCCCAGGTGATCATCGACCAGTTCCTCTCCTCGGCGGAGGAGAAGTGGGGTCGGCTCTCGGGGCTCGTGATGCTGCTGCCGCACGGTTTCGAGGGGCAGGGACCCGAGCACTCGAGCGCCCGCCTGGAGCGCTACCTCCAGCTCTGCGCCGAGGACAACATGCAGGTCGCCTACCCCACGACCCCGGCCCAGTACTTCCACCTGCTCAGGCGGCAGGTGCTGCGCCCGCTCCGCAAGCCCCTGATCGTCATGACGCCCAAGAGCCTGCTGCGCCACCCGCAGGCGGTCAGCGACCTCGACGAGTTCGTCTCGGGCCGCTTCCAGCGCGTGATCCCCGACGCCCAGGTCGACCCGGCCGGCGTCAGGCGCGTGCTGCTCACGACCGGGAAGCTCTACTACGAGCTGGCCGCCGCGCGCGAGGAGCGCGGCGCGCACGACGTCGCGATACTGCGGCTCGAGCAGCTCTACCCGCTGCGGCAGGAAGAGGTCGAGGCGGCCCTGGCCCCGTACCCGGAGGGCGTGCCCGTCTTCTGGGTCCAGGAGGAGCCCGCCAACATGGGGGCGTGGTGGTACCTGCGGGTACGATGGGGCGGCGAGGTCGCCGGCAGGCCGTTCGCCGGCGTGACGCGGCCCGAGTCGGCGAGCCCGGCGACGGGCTCGGGCGCCGCGCACCGCATCGAGCAGCAGATGCTGGTGGCGGAGGCGTTCTCCGGCTGA